The following proteins are encoded in a genomic region of Actinomycetota bacterium:
- the pepN gene encoding aminopeptidase N, which translates to MLTTVQDNLTREEAVARAAIISGCVYDIALDVTGGDEVFESTTTVRFDCSEPGASTFIDLTAPSVESIELNGQQVPLEAFEGHRIRLDDLQASNTLRVTATCSYRHTGTGLHHFRDPVDKEVYLHTQFEPFDAHAVYACFDQPDIKGTFAFTVTAPEGWEVVSNMAPTSAPGSGGGRWAFPPTPVMSTYITAIVAGPFHVVRDRHRNIDLGLFCRKSLAQYLDPEEIFEVTKQGFDWFEKAFDYPYPFGKYDQLFVPEFKFGAMENAGCVTFVEAYVFRSRVTDAARESRASTILHEMAHMWFGDLVTMRWWDDLWLNESFATFMGNLCMSRATRFTNVWATFASGTKTGAYRQDQLPSTHPIVADIPDIHATHLNFDAITYNKGASVLKQLVAWAGEGAFLDGLKEYFRRHEWGNTDLSDFLAPIAAKSGRDLQAWSAEWLETAGVNTLRLSIETEGSVLRSVQVLQEAPESHPHLRPHRMAIGLYDASDDGLVLRRRVELDVDGDRTAVPELDGEKVPDLLLP; encoded by the coding sequence GTGCTTACGACCGTTCAGGACAACCTCACCCGCGAAGAGGCCGTGGCCAGGGCCGCGATCATCTCCGGCTGCGTGTACGACATCGCCCTGGACGTCACCGGCGGAGACGAGGTCTTCGAGTCCACCACCACAGTCCGTTTCGACTGCTCGGAACCCGGGGCGTCCACGTTCATCGATCTCACCGCTCCCTCGGTCGAGTCGATCGAGCTCAACGGGCAGCAGGTCCCGCTCGAGGCTTTCGAGGGCCACCGCATCAGGCTTGACGACCTGCAGGCGTCCAACACGCTGAGGGTCACGGCCACCTGCTCCTACCGCCACACCGGCACGGGGCTGCACCACTTCCGCGACCCGGTGGACAAAGAGGTGTACCTGCACACCCAGTTCGAGCCCTTCGACGCCCACGCCGTGTACGCGTGCTTCGACCAGCCTGACATCAAGGGAACCTTCGCCTTCACGGTCACTGCGCCCGAAGGCTGGGAGGTCGTGTCGAACATGGCTCCCACGTCGGCTCCCGGCTCGGGAGGCGGCCGGTGGGCGTTTCCCCCCACTCCCGTTATGTCGACCTACATCACGGCGATCGTCGCCGGACCCTTCCACGTGGTCCGGGACCGCCACCGCAACATCGATCTCGGCTTGTTCTGCCGTAAATCGCTGGCCCAGTACCTGGACCCCGAGGAGATCTTCGAGGTCACCAAGCAGGGCTTCGACTGGTTTGAGAAGGCGTTCGACTATCCCTACCCCTTCGGCAAGTACGACCAGCTGTTCGTCCCCGAGTTCAAGTTCGGGGCGATGGAGAACGCCGGATGCGTCACTTTCGTGGAGGCCTACGTCTTCCGGTCGCGGGTCACGGACGCCGCCCGGGAGTCAAGGGCGAGCACGATCCTGCACGAGATGGCGCACATGTGGTTCGGCGACCTGGTGACGATGCGCTGGTGGGACGACCTGTGGCTCAACGAGAGCTTCGCCACGTTCATGGGCAACCTGTGCATGAGCCGCGCGACGAGGTTCACCAACGTCTGGGCCACCTTCGCCTCGGGGACCAAGACGGGCGCCTACCGCCAGGACCAGCTGCCCTCCACGCATCCGATCGTCGCCGACATCCCCGACATCCACGCCACCCACCTGAACTTCGACGCGATCACCTACAACAAGGGCGCGTCGGTGCTGAAGCAGCTCGTGGCGTGGGCGGGCGAGGGCGCGTTCCTGGACGGGCTCAAGGAGTACTTCCGCCGCCACGAATGGGGCAACACCGACCTGTCCGACTTCCTGGCCCCCATTGCGGCCAAGTCCGGACGCGATCTGCAGGCCTGGTCGGCCGAGTGGCTCGAGACCGCCGGCGTCAACACTCTGCGGCTGTCCATCGAGACGGAGGGGTCCGTCCTGCGGTCGGTTCAGGTGCTTCAGGAGGCTCCGGAGTCGCACCCGCACCTGAGGCCGCACCGGATGGCCATCGGCCTGTACGACGCGTCCGACGACGGGCTCGTGCTGCGCAGGCGGGTGGAGCTGGACGTGGACGGCGACCGGACCGCTGTCCCGGAGCTGGACGGAGAGAAGGTCCCGGACCTTCTGCTTCCC